GCCGTCCTCTTCGGCACGACGCGCGGCCCGACCGTCGGCCTCGCCGACCTCACTCCCGACGTCCCGGTCGTCCGGAACATCGTCCGCATCGGCACGCCGAGCGCCATCGAGCAGTCCGCGAGCTCTCTGGCGATGGTCGTCCTCACCGCGATGGTCGCGAGCTTCCCTCCCGCCGTCGTCGCCGCCTACGGCGTCGGCAACCGCCTCTCCTCGCTCGTCTTCCTTCCTGCACTCGGGCTGGGCCAGGCGACGAACACCGTGGTCGGCCAGAACCTCGGCGCGAAGAAGCCGGAGCGCGCCGAGCAAGCCGTGAAGATCACGGGCGGTATCGTCACCGCGACGATGCTCGCCGTCGGCGTCGTCGCCGCGCTCTTCCCGCACGTCATCGTCGCGCCGTTCGTCACCGCGGACGTCGCGGGCGCGGCCGCCACCCTCGGCCACGCCGCCGACTACCTCCGCGTCATGAGCGTCATGTTCGTCTTCACCGGCCTCCTTCAGGTCGTCCTCGGCGCGTTCCGCGGCGCGGGCGACACCCGCACGAGCATGCTCCTCTCCCTCCTCTCGCTCTGGGTCGTCCGCGTCCCCGCCACCTACGTCCTCGCCTTCGCTCTCGACTGGGGCGCGAACGGCCTCTGGTGGGCCGTCGCCGTCGGCGACATTCTCGGGTGTCTCGTCGCCGCGCTCTGGTTCACTCGCGGCACCTGGAAGAACGGCGTCGTCTCCGACCGGAGTCAGCCGGACGCCGCCGACTGAACTGAAGGCTTATCTTTCGACCCTCCCACCCTCCGGATATGTCGACGACCCGCGTCCGAACGGTCGAGCAGGCCGTCGCCGCCGCCGGCCTCGTCCTCGGCCTCGCCGTCACGATGGCGTACCTCACGTTCGAGAGCCTCACTGCCACCTTCACGGCCACGCTCCTCTCCTGGGTGCTCGTCGCCGCCGCGCTCGCGCTCGCCGTCGACGTCGTCGCCCGCTACGGCGCGCGGTCGTGGACGGTTCTCGCCGCGGTTCTCCTCGGGCTCGGCGCGCTCGCGCAGGCCGCCGTCAAACTCGCCACCGTCGGCGGCATCGCCGCGACCCTCCCCGCGCCCCTCTGGGGGCTCGGATTTTTAGTCGCGCTCCGCGGCGTCAGAGACGAAGCAGAATAGTCAGGCGTTCTCGCGCAGCAGCCACTGGTCGCCGCCGGCCTTCACGACGACGTCGCGCCGCACCATCTCCGCGAGCACCTCGTCTAGTCGGTCGGGCTGTGCGATCTCCATCTCGATGCGCTCGACGTCGTGGTACTCGGAGAGGAGGTGGCGGATCTCGGCCTTCGAGTACGGGCCGTCCCCGTCCGTCTCCATGACGCCGGAGATGACGTCGATCATGTCCTCGATGAAGTTCCAGGGGTAGACGACCCACGCCCACTGTTCGAGGCGCTCGCCGACGAAGTCGGGTTCGAACTCGCTCGTCTGGAGGAGCTGGAGGGTGGCGGTGCGGATGTCGCTCGCGCCGCGCTCCTCGACGTACTCCTGCGCGCGGCTGATGGAGCCGCCGGTGTCCGCGATGTCGTCGATGACGAGGACGTCCTTCCCCTCGACGCTCCCCTCCGGCATCGGATAGCGGACTTCGGGCTCGTCGCTCTTCTCGGCGGTGCCGACGTAGTGCTCCATCTTCAGGCTCGTCAGGTCGTTCATCCCGAGGAAGTCGCAGAGACAGCGGCCCGCGAACCAGCCGCCGCGCGCGAGCGCGACGATGACGTCCGGCTCGAAGTCCGAGCGTTTCACCTGGTTCGAGACGCCGCGACAGAGGCCGTAGATGTACTCCCAGTTCGTGATGGTACACTTGAAATCGTCCGGGAGGTCACTCATAGCGGGTAGTCACCGTTCGCCTAACCGTAGGCGACGACTAAGAACCCACGGGGTTCGCGCTACGAGCGGGCGGAACGGGGGTGTGGGGGAGTGGATGCACCCGTACGCACGCCGTGAAAAGTGGGCGCGCGCGGCATCCATCCCGGCGTTTCCACACCGACTCCTATGGGCTTTCCGGCCGAACAGGAAGCGTTTACCGGCTCTTGTCCCCCTCTCGCGGCGGGCGTCACGTCTAAACCCTCGCTCCACATTGCACGGGTATGAACGAGGAGTTCGAGACGCTCGACGTCGCGGTCGTCGACGCGTTCACCGACGAGCCGCTCGCGGGGAATCCGGCGGGCGTCGTCCTCGACGGCGACGGCCTCGCCGCCGACCAGATGCAGCGCATCGCCCGGGAGGTGAACGCGAGCGAGACCGCGTTCGTCCGCGAGAGCGACGACGCCGACCGCCGCCTCCGCTACTTCACGCCGACCGACGAAGTCGACCTCTGCGGGCACGCGACCATCGCCACGCACGCCCGCCTCTTCGAGGAAGGCGTCATCGACGCGGGAACGCACTCCATCGAGACGAACGTCGGCGTGCTCGACATCGACGTCGAGGACGACGGAACGGTCTGGATGACCCAGGAGCGCCCGGACGTCCGCGGGGTGGACGTGGAGTACGAGCGCGTCGCGGACGCCATCGACGTCGACGTCGCGGCGCTGGAGGACGTCGGCGCGGACCTCCCCGTCGCCCGCGCGACCACCGGTCTCCCCTTCCTCGTCGTCCCCGTGAACTTCCTCGAACACCTCGGCGCGGCGGCCCCGGACTTCGACGCCGTCGAGGCGCTCGCCGACGAGTTCGACTGCGCGGGCGTCTACGCCCTCACCTTCGACGCCGTCGGCGTCGACAGCACGCTCCACGGCCGCTGCTGGGTGCCCGGGCTCGGCATCGACGAAGACCCCGTCACGGGAACCGCGTCGGGCGCGGTCGGCGGCTACCTCGAACGGTTCGACGCCTTCGACGACTTCCCCGACGAACTCCGGTTCGAACAGGGCCACTACGTCGACCGCCCCGGCACCGTCCGCGTCCGCGTCGACGACCGCGCGCACGTCGCCGGCACCGCCGTCACCAGCATCGACGGCGACCTCATCATCCCCGAACCCGAGGCCGACGACATCCTCGAAGCCTGAGTCAGAAGCCGTCGCCGTCGTCCTGTTTCTTGAGGTCGCGAACCTCGCGGTTCACGGACTGGACGTCCTGTTGCATGTCGCTGAGGCGGTCGTCGACGACGCTGACGACCTCGCTCTTCACGCGCTGGGTGTCGAAGGCGTCGCCGAGCGCGTCCACGTGGGCGTTCGTGAGCGTGTGGTAGAGCGCCCACGCCTTCCCGAAGCGCCAGACGGCGACGCCGACGACGGCGAGAGCGAGCCCGGGGAGGCCGGCCGTCGTCGGAATCGGGACCGCGACCGACCCGGCGATAGTGGTGGTCGTGGCGTTCACCGCGCCGTAGCCGATGCCGGCGGCGACGAGGCCGACGCCGAGGAGGCCGAAGAGCGTCGTGAAGACGAAGTACTTGCCGGCGTGCACGAACGAGCGTTTGGAATCCATAGCGGGTGAAAGGTGGGCGGCGCGGTAAAACCTTCACGACGCGATTCGGTGGTACTCGGTTCCGAGTTACGCGAATACCGGAGATGACGACACACTTTAGGTACGCTCGTTTGTCCCATTAGCTAATGCCTGTCCGATGGCTGGAAGACGTTGACGCCGGTGACCTCGCTGACGTCGGTGGGAAAGGCGCGTCCCTGGGGGAGTTGACGGGCGCGGGCCTCCCCGTCCCGCCGGGGTTCGTCGTGACCGCCGGCACGTACCGCACCTTCATTCAGGACGCCGGCATCGAGGACGAACTCTTCGACGCCGTCGACGTGGACCCAGAGAACTCGGCGGCGCTCGCCGAGGCGGAAGCGACCGCGAAACAGCTCATCCTCGACACGCCGATGCCGGAGGGCCTCCGCGAGGAAATCCTCTCCTCGTACGACGAGTTCGGCGGCGACGACGAGGCGTTCGTGGCCGTCCGCTCCTCCGCGACCGCCGAGGACCTCCCGGACGCGAGTTTCGCCGGCCAGCAGGAGACCTTCCTCAACATCCGGCGTGACGAGCTCGTCGACCGCGTGAAACGCTGCTGGGCGAGCCTCTTCACCCAGCGCGCCATCTACTACCGCGAGCGCAAGGGCTTCGACCACTCCAAGGTGGACATCGCCGTCGTCGTCCAGCGCATGGTCGACGCCGAGAAGTCCGGCGTGATGTTCACGAGCCATCCCTCTACCGGCGCGCCGAAGGTCATCATCGAGTCCGCGTGGGGCCTCGGCGAGGCCGTCGTCTCCGGCTCCGTCAGCCCCGATAACTACGTCGTCGACCGCGAGAGCGGCGAGGTCGAGGACGTCACCGTCGCGGACAAGAAGGTGATGTGCGTGAAAGACCCCGAGACCGGGGAGACCACCGAGGTCTCGGTCCCGGACGAGAAGCGCACCGCGCGCGTCCTCGACGAGGCCGAAATCGACCAGCTCGTCGCGCTCGGCGAGCGCGTCGAGGAGCACTACGACTCGCCGCAGGACGTCGAGTGGGCCATCGTCGACGGCGACATCTACATGCTCCAGTCCCGCCCCATCACGACCATCGACAAGTCGAAGGGCGAGGGCGAGGACGGCGAGAGCGGCGACGGCGAGACGCTCGTGAGGGGCCTCGGCGCGAGCCCCGGCATCGTCTCCGGCGCGGTCCGCATCGTCACCCAGCTCGACCAGCTCGACAAAGTCGGGCAGGGCGACATCCTCGTGACGGAGATGACGACGCCGGACATGGTGCCGGCGATGAAGCGCGCGGCCGGCATCATCACGAACGAGGGCGGGATGACGAGTCACGCCGCCATCATCTCCCGCGAACTCGGCGTGCCCGCCGTCGTCGGCACCGGCGACGGGACGGACGTCCTCTTCGACGACCAGATCGTCACGCTCGACGGCGACCGCGGCCGCGTCACCGAGGGCCGCCAGTCCAGTCCGGACGAGGAGCGCGAACCCGTCGAGGAGGCGCGGCCGAAAACCCCCGTCAAGCCGATGACGGCGACGGAGGTGAAGGTGAACGTCTCCATCCCGGAAGCCGCCGAGCGCGCCGCCGCGACCGGCGCTGACGGCGTCGGCCTGCTCCGCATGGAGCACATGATTCTCTCGACGAACAAGACGCCGAAACACTACATCGAGAAACACGGCTCGCGCGCCTACATCGA
This portion of the Halocalculus aciditolerans genome encodes:
- a CDS encoding MATE family efflux transporter encodes the protein MSKRAKGELTEGSLLKPTLRLAWPLVVVQLLQVAYNLADTLWLGAYSPDAVGALSLAFPVVFLLISIGGGFTAAGSILVAQYTGADRDRDAGVVAGQTLWFVTLLAVVIAVLGHFLAGPALSLLPADPATKARVIPLAIEYMRTYFIGVPFIFGFFIFTSLLRGYGDTRTPMYVMLLTVFLNVVLDPLLIFGWGGFPELGVEGAALATVVSRVVAATVGLAVLFGTTRGPTVGLADLTPDVPVVRNIVRIGTPSAIEQSASSLAMVVLTAMVASFPPAVVAAYGVGNRLSSLVFLPALGLGQATNTVVGQNLGAKKPERAEQAVKITGGIVTATMLAVGVVAALFPHVIVAPFVTADVAGAAATLGHAADYLRVMSVMFVFTGLLQVVLGAFRGAGDTRTSMLLSLLSLWVVRVPATYVLAFALDWGANGLWWAVAVGDILGCLVAALWFTRGTWKNGVVSDRSQPDAAD
- a CDS encoding phosphoribosyltransferase, whose amino-acid sequence is MSDLPDDFKCTITNWEYIYGLCRGVSNQVKRSDFEPDVIVALARGGWFAGRCLCDFLGMNDLTSLKMEHYVGTAEKSDEPEVRYPMPEGSVEGKDVLVIDDIADTGGSISRAQEYVEERGASDIRTATLQLLQTSEFEPDFVGERLEQWAWVVYPWNFIEDMIDVISGVMETDGDGPYSKAEIRHLLSEYHDVERIEMEIAQPDRLDEVLAEMVRRDVVVKAGGDQWLLRENA
- a CDS encoding PhzF family phenazine biosynthesis protein, with amino-acid sequence MNEEFETLDVAVVDAFTDEPLAGNPAGVVLDGDGLAADQMQRIAREVNASETAFVRESDDADRRLRYFTPTDEVDLCGHATIATHARLFEEGVIDAGTHSIETNVGVLDIDVEDDGTVWMTQERPDVRGVDVEYERVADAIDVDVAALEDVGADLPVARATTGLPFLVVPVNFLEHLGAAAPDFDAVEALADEFDCAGVYALTFDAVGVDSTLHGRCWVPGLGIDEDPVTGTASGAVGGYLERFDAFDDFPDELRFEQGHYVDRPGTVRVRVDDRAHVAGTAVTSIDGDLIIPEPEADDILEA
- the ppsA gene encoding pyruvate, water dikinase; this translates as MPVRWLEDVDAGDLADVGGKGASLGELTGAGLPVPPGFVVTAGTYRTFIQDAGIEDELFDAVDVDPENSAALAEAEATAKQLILDTPMPEGLREEILSSYDEFGGDDEAFVAVRSSATAEDLPDASFAGQQETFLNIRRDELVDRVKRCWASLFTQRAIYYRERKGFDHSKVDIAVVVQRMVDAEKSGVMFTSHPSTGAPKVIIESAWGLGEAVVSGSVSPDNYVVDRESGEVEDVTVADKKVMCVKDPETGETTEVSVPDEKRTARVLDEAEIDQLVALGERVEEHYDSPQDVEWAIVDGDIYMLQSRPITTIDKSKGEGEDGESGDGETLVRGLGASPGIVSGAVRIVTQLDQLDKVGQGDILVTEMTTPDMVPAMKRAAGIITNEGGMTSHAAIISRELGVPAVVGTGDGTDVLFDDQIVTLDGDRGRVTEGRQSSPDEEREPVEEARPKTPVKPMTATEVKVNVSIPEAAERAAATGADGVGLLRMEHMILSTNKTPKHYIEKHGSRAYIDEIVSGVSTVADEFYPRPVRVRTLDAPTDEFRQMEGGEDEPHEHNPMLGYRGIRRSLEEPDVFAHELEAFQRLYDMGYDNVEIMFPLVNDKTDVDAAREALEDVGIDPEKRHWGVMVETPSSALVIDDIIDAGIDFASFGTNDLTQYTLAVDRNNEHVADRFDELHPSVLKLIGQTIETCREHDVETSICGQAGSKPEMVRFLVDEGISSISANIDAVRDVQHEVKRVEQRLILDSVRE